In Amycolatopsis solani, a single window of DNA contains:
- a CDS encoding sensor histidine kinase — protein MRDRLEASLAESRIALPWWVAVCTNAFTALLAATAVAQRAGVLPVPVLALAALLTVATSLVWLGTGRILPVWIKCVTVAGAVAILLTEPRLPDFAPIVLVVLAAEVASIARPAVAFLFLGLDLAVLGWAAAGPGLTGAAVYLAAVLLGHSGGFMLRWYVRALAAERAGREAEREHTILTERQRIAREVHDVVAHSLSITLLHLTGARRALQQDRDVDEAIEGLTEAERVGRAAMTDIRRTVRLLSHAPAERHTLPGAGDIAGLVAHTRGAGLDIHFEQEGDAADVTDLAGLTLYRITQESLANIAKHAPRSTARVRLRVGRNEVRLSVRNTLPDRPAEFSADGSGLTGMAARAEQIGARLRAGPDGGDWLVDLAVPPAASGAAP, from the coding sequence CCAGCGGGCGGGCGTGCTGCCGGTCCCGGTGCTCGCGCTCGCCGCGCTGCTCACCGTGGCGACCAGCCTGGTCTGGCTGGGCACCGGCCGCATCCTCCCGGTCTGGATCAAGTGCGTCACGGTGGCCGGCGCGGTCGCGATCCTGCTGACCGAGCCGCGCCTGCCGGACTTCGCGCCGATCGTGCTGGTGGTGCTGGCCGCCGAGGTGGCCTCGATCGCCCGGCCCGCGGTCGCGTTCCTGTTCCTCGGGCTCGACCTCGCGGTGCTCGGCTGGGCGGCGGCCGGCCCCGGCCTGACCGGGGCGGCCGTGTACCTGGCGGCGGTGCTGCTCGGGCACTCCGGCGGGTTCATGCTCCGCTGGTACGTCCGCGCGCTGGCCGCCGAGCGCGCCGGGCGGGAGGCCGAGCGGGAGCACACGATCCTCACCGAACGCCAGCGCATCGCCCGCGAGGTGCACGACGTCGTGGCGCACTCGCTCAGCATCACGCTGCTGCACCTCACCGGCGCCCGTCGCGCGCTGCAGCAGGACCGGGACGTCGACGAAGCGATCGAAGGGCTCACCGAGGCCGAGCGGGTGGGCCGGGCGGCGATGACCGACATCCGCCGCACGGTCCGGCTGCTCTCGCACGCCCCGGCCGAACGGCACACGCTGCCGGGGGCCGGTGACATCGCCGGGCTCGTCGCCCACACCCGCGGGGCCGGCCTGGACATCCACTTCGAGCAGGAAGGCGACGCCGCCGACGTGACCGACCTGGCCGGGCTCACGCTCTACCGCATCACGCAGGAATCGCTCGCGAACATCGCCAAGCACGCCCCGCGCAGCACCGCCCGGGTCCGGCTGCGCGTCGGCCGGAACGAGGTCCGCCTGAGCGTCCGCAACACCCTGCCCGACCGGCCCGCCGAGTTCTCCGCCGACGGCTCGGGGCTGACCGGGATGGCGGCCAGGGCCGAACAGATCGGCGCCCGCCTGCGCGCCGGGCCCGACGGCGGCGACTGGCTCGTCGACCTCGCCGTTCCGCCGGCGGCGTCCGGAGCGGCACCGTGA
- a CDS encoding PHB depolymerase family esterase, with product MVKAFSRRTALITGTGITAGLALPGLATATPADDVRFTLGAETLDGGEQITSLTLSTARFGPIDPASLTPTTFSVHVKATSPIDTGGQDIGYDLDRPVTAARLDRGNIVLDLSYAEGRTGGGTLGYVNSKGRNVRLDLVYTITQNAPVRRHGRPVTFTGFSQGRLANPEVDAFTYHVSGSGMKYRLYSPAPRRGRRPLVVWLHGGGEGASLPDGYYDNETTLRANRGALGFATREAQAIWESAYVVAPQSTAAWMDDGPRFAPLIREIVRDVVRAHPVDPARVHVAGCSNGGYMSLKMTTVYPGTFASSVPICGVVAGRKAGDPPLIPDGELTAIGTPTWLIASRDDDTVDPLANSVHAHDLIPRAELTLYDHVVWNGHQFPGHWSWIYAARNDPSAHGTHLWQWMARQHRRVGGG from the coding sequence ATGGTCAAAGCGTTCAGCCGTCGCACCGCCCTGATCACCGGCACCGGGATCACCGCCGGTCTCGCGCTGCCCGGCCTCGCTACCGCCACCCCCGCCGACGACGTCCGGTTCACCCTCGGCGCCGAAACCCTCGACGGCGGCGAACAGATCACCTCGCTCACGCTCAGCACCGCCCGGTTCGGGCCGATCGACCCGGCGAGCCTCACCCCCACCACGTTCAGCGTGCACGTCAAGGCCACCAGCCCGATCGACACCGGCGGCCAGGACATCGGCTACGACCTCGACCGGCCCGTCACGGCCGCGCGGCTCGACCGCGGGAACATCGTGCTCGACCTCAGCTACGCCGAAGGCCGGACCGGCGGCGGCACCCTCGGCTACGTCAACAGCAAAGGCCGCAACGTCCGGCTCGACCTGGTCTACACCATCACGCAGAACGCTCCCGTCCGGCGGCACGGCCGTCCCGTCACCTTCACCGGGTTCAGCCAAGGCCGCCTGGCCAACCCCGAAGTCGACGCTTTCACCTACCACGTCTCGGGTTCCGGGATGAAGTACCGGCTCTACTCCCCCGCGCCACGACGAGGCCGGAGACCGCTGGTCGTCTGGCTGCACGGCGGTGGAGAAGGCGCTTCCCTGCCGGACGGCTACTACGACAACGAGACGACGTTGCGTGCCAACCGCGGCGCCCTCGGCTTCGCCACCCGGGAAGCGCAGGCGATCTGGGAAAGCGCTTACGTAGTGGCTCCGCAAAGCACCGCCGCCTGGATGGACGACGGTCCCCGCTTCGCCCCGCTCATCCGCGAAATCGTCCGGGACGTCGTCCGCGCCCACCCGGTCGACCCCGCTCGCGTGCACGTCGCCGGCTGCAGCAACGGCGGCTACATGAGCCTGAAGATGACCACCGTCTACCCCGGCACGTTCGCTTCGTCGGTGCCGATCTGCGGTGTCGTGGCCGGTCGGAAGGCGGGTGATCCGCCGCTGATCCCGGACGGCGAGCTGACCGCGATCGGCACCCCGACCTGGCTGATCGCCTCCCGCGACGACGACACGGTCGACCCGCTGGCCAACTCCGTCCACGCGCACGACCTCATCCCGCGGGCCGAACTGACGCTGTACGACCACGTCGTCTGGAACGGACACCAGTTCCCCGGGCACTGGTCGTGGATCTACGCCGCCCGCAACGACCCGAGCGCTCACGGCACCCACCTGTGGCAGTGGATGGCGCGGCAGCACCGCCGGGTCGGCGGCGGGTGA
- a CDS encoding roadblock/LC7 domain-containing protein: MSGADTDSAYLRAPLPIRKPSSANTAPPPGPAVTAPSPDPARTLEALRGIRDKVDQVAGLLVATHDGLVLANDTETIEADSVAAMSAAAIGLAAQFTAQAKIGESRCAMFEGSSGYVCVFPVEATLLLVVFGEPDITMGLFTLAAKQALTLLRHTPLATGGPRR; the protein is encoded by the coding sequence ATGAGCGGTGCCGACACCGACAGCGCGTACCTCCGTGCGCCGCTGCCGATACGCAAGCCCTCGTCCGCGAACACCGCACCGCCGCCGGGTCCGGCGGTCACCGCGCCGTCGCCCGATCCGGCCCGGACGCTCGAAGCCCTGCGCGGGATCCGGGACAAGGTCGACCAGGTCGCCGGGCTGCTGGTGGCCACCCACGACGGGCTGGTGCTGGCCAACGACACCGAGACGATCGAGGCCGACAGCGTCGCCGCCATGTCGGCGGCGGCCATCGGCCTCGCGGCGCAGTTCACCGCGCAGGCCAAGATCGGCGAGTCGCGGTGCGCCATGTTCGAAGGCAGTTCCGGCTACGTGTGCGTCTTCCCCGTCGAAGCCACCCTGCTGCTCGTGGTGTTCGGCGAACCGGACATCACGATGGGGTTGTTCACGCTCGCCGCGAAACAGGCACTGACGCTGTTGCGGCACACGCCACTGGCCACCGGCGGTCCGCGGCGGTGA
- a CDS encoding fatty acid desaturase family protein, producing MSPTTHPFAHLSAERLDELAREFDAIHDEVRADLGERDRRYITGVIRLHRQIAVAGRALLLGSRSKAAWAAGTGCLAVAKILENMEIGHNVLHGQWDWMNDPYIHSSTWDWDTASTAAAWKHSHNFIHHTYTNIRGKDKDLGYEIMRIDPHQKWHPAYLAQPLYNLLLMAFFEWGVAVHDLDVEAIRAGEKPLKDVWHDIKGISGKARDQILKDYVGWPLVSALAATAAGRLVRPEPRSRARVLADRARGRRRKGALRAQLAAVRREGGGTFAATFWADFTANIIRNLWAHSIIFCGHFPDQTYTFSQEEVRDETRGGWYVRQLVGAANITGSPLFHLLSGNLGYQVEHHLFPDMPSSRYAEIAPRVRDICHRYGLPYNTGPLSRQLGTVHRTILRLAFPGGKPRAKPGPYPGDEVARAA from the coding sequence ATGTCCCCGACAACGCACCCGTTCGCCCACCTGAGCGCGGAGCGGCTCGACGAACTCGCCCGCGAGTTCGACGCCATCCACGACGAGGTGCGCGCCGACCTCGGCGAGCGCGATCGCCGGTACATCACCGGCGTCATCCGGCTGCACCGGCAGATCGCGGTCGCCGGCCGCGCCCTGCTGCTCGGCTCGCGGTCCAAAGCGGCCTGGGCGGCGGGCACCGGTTGCCTCGCCGTCGCGAAGATCCTGGAGAACATGGAGATCGGGCACAACGTCCTGCACGGCCAGTGGGACTGGATGAACGACCCCTACATCCATTCGTCCACTTGGGACTGGGACACCGCCTCGACCGCCGCGGCGTGGAAGCACTCGCACAACTTCATCCACCACACCTACACCAACATCCGCGGCAAGGACAAAGATCTCGGCTACGAGATCATGCGCATCGACCCGCACCAGAAGTGGCATCCCGCGTACCTGGCACAGCCGCTGTACAACCTGCTGCTGATGGCCTTCTTCGAGTGGGGTGTCGCGGTCCACGACCTCGACGTCGAAGCTATCCGCGCCGGCGAGAAGCCGCTGAAGGACGTGTGGCACGACATCAAGGGCATCTCGGGCAAGGCCCGCGACCAGATCCTGAAAGATTACGTCGGCTGGCCGCTGGTGAGCGCGCTCGCCGCGACCGCCGCCGGACGGCTCGTGCGCCCGGAACCCCGTTCCCGGGCCCGGGTGCTGGCGGACCGGGCGCGTGGCCGGCGCCGGAAGGGTGCCCTGCGCGCCCAGCTCGCCGCGGTGCGCCGGGAAGGCGGCGGCACGTTCGCCGCGACGTTCTGGGCGGACTTCACCGCCAACATCATCCGCAACCTGTGGGCGCACTCGATCATCTTCTGCGGCCACTTCCCCGACCAGACCTACACGTTCAGCCAGGAAGAGGTCCGCGACGAAACCCGCGGCGGCTGGTACGTCCGGCAGCTCGTCGGCGCGGCCAACATCACCGGCTCCCCGCTGTTCCACCTGCTCAGCGGCAACCTCGGCTACCAGGTCGAGCACCACCTGTTCCCGGACATGCCCAGCAGCCGCTACGCCGAGATCGCCCCGCGGGTCCGGGACATCTGCCACCGGTACGGCCTGCCGTACAACACCGGCCCGCTGTCCCGCCAGCTCGGCACGGTGCACCGCACGATCCTGCGCCTGGCCTTCCCGGGCGGCAAGCCGCGCGCCAAGCCCGGCCCGTACCCCGGCGACGAGGTGGCCCGCGCGGCGTGA
- a CDS encoding ferredoxin reductase encodes MAEVGMRPPASPLRRRALRALRWLFTPLRPDDYLELINPLWSTRELRGLVERVEPERGGAATVLIRPGYDWVGHRPGQYVRLGVVIDGVHHWRAYSLTSSPDRADGLISITPKKVDGGVVSPYLVERARPGELVRLGEVEGSFTLPDRPGRGLLFVTAGSGITPVMSMLRHLAPSASLDDVVHVHSAREADGVIFGEELAELERRHAGFRLELRITGRDGRLTPDELDTLCPDWPERETYACGPGELLDALQAHWKRHGDTGRLHHERFQPVVGGEGAEGSGGTVRFAHRNLDADCPPGTPILVAGENAGVEMPFGCRVGVCHTCVLPIREGRIRDLRTNVVSEKHNEIVRTCVHGAEGRVTVEL; translated from the coding sequence ATGGCCGAAGTGGGGATGCGGCCGCCGGCGTCACCGCTGCGGCGGCGGGCGCTGCGCGCGCTGCGGTGGTTGTTCACCCCGTTGCGGCCGGACGACTACCTCGAACTGATCAACCCCCTGTGGTCGACCCGCGAGCTGCGCGGGCTCGTCGAGCGGGTCGAACCCGAGCGGGGCGGGGCGGCCACCGTGCTGATCCGGCCGGGTTACGACTGGGTCGGGCACCGGCCCGGCCAGTACGTGCGGCTGGGCGTGGTCATCGACGGCGTCCACCACTGGCGCGCGTACTCGCTGACGTCGAGCCCGGACCGCGCGGACGGGCTCATTTCCATCACACCCAAGAAGGTCGACGGCGGCGTCGTTTCGCCGTACCTGGTCGAGCGGGCCCGGCCCGGCGAGCTCGTGCGGCTGGGCGAGGTCGAGGGGTCGTTCACCCTGCCGGACCGGCCCGGCCGCGGCCTGCTGTTCGTCACGGCCGGGAGCGGCATCACGCCGGTCATGAGCATGCTGCGGCACCTCGCGCCGAGCGCGTCGCTCGACGACGTCGTGCACGTCCACTCGGCCCGGGAGGCGGACGGCGTCATCTTCGGCGAAGAGCTCGCCGAACTCGAGCGCCGGCACGCGGGTTTCCGCCTGGAACTGCGCATCACCGGCCGGGACGGGCGGCTCACGCCGGACGAGCTCGACACGCTGTGCCCGGACTGGCCGGAGCGGGAAACCTACGCGTGCGGCCCCGGCGAACTGCTCGACGCGCTGCAAGCGCATTGGAAACGCCACGGCGACACCGGGCGGCTGCACCACGAGCGGTTCCAGCCGGTCGTCGGCGGTGAAGGCGCCGAAGGTTCCGGCGGCACGGTGCGCTTCGCCCACCGCAACCTCGACGCCGACTGCCCGCCCGGCACCCCGATCCTCGTCGCCGGGGAGAACGCCGGCGTCGAAATGCCGTTCGGCTGCCGGGTCGGGGTGTGCCACACGTGCGTGCTGCCGATCCGGGAAGGCCGGATCCGCGACCTGCGCACGAACGTCGTCAGCGAGAAGCACAACGAGATCGTGCGCACCTGCGTGCACGGCGCCGAAGGCCGGGTCACGGTCGAACTCTGA
- a CDS encoding PQQ-dependent sugar dehydrogenase — MVSRKFRALRHLLVAVVLTGALLPVVSTGAEAAALPAGFVLQDTDTGLGQYQLTDFTSLPDGSVLVTAKDGRVRWLPVAGAGRTIATLPTRSAGDLGLVGVAVAPDYAVSHAIYLTRSVNQTSGFVMRLARFTVTVDAVGAPTGLTGEQPLFDIPGIFDVHGINGVIAAADGTLWLSIGDNGDFSKVDPGSLRAQDVNQPYGKIFHLTADGKGVPGNPYYDPANPGSTASKVFARGFRNPFRFSIDPNLGLPVAGDVGWNVWEEVDVVQRGSNQGWPCWEGNHPTPGYSGLAECAGVANQAPIFEYQHGNGAMQGNSVTGGTVYNGSSYPAAYRGSYFFGDYVTQKIWTMKYDDQGKLTQAPQNPPVFTDIGGPTKFGAAVNGDIVYADIRSGKLRRLTYTAGNTAPVANASSTTDPDTRTVSFDGSASVDYDNDLLKYDWDFGDGTTAVDAGPQVSHAYAAGIEAFTAKLTVRDPLGASGSTSVAVAPGNHTPQLTVTTPGDAATFAVGQQVSLSANANDAEDGVLPITWTSAVRHCPSEATCHSHPGVGGTGESFAAAFTEHPDSRMEFTATVTDSAGVTAAKTYVARPREHRITLLSTQPAALSIPVEGGVSTAVVAEGATFDVEAAPLGIDGVSTFTGWQGGPAGTTWIVTVGTTDLTLTANYATPIDQRYNADSALRTKLGAATAAEVTDGPVHYRTFANGRLYWSAVGGTRFVTGQVLTKYLAFGGHAKLGSPTTDTVSTPDGAAQYNHFVNNGNVGSIYYTAATGAHALYGEIRKKWAALDYERGLGYPTTDETGTPDGAGRYNHFVKGGNVGSIYYTNATGAHAIFGEIRKKWAALGYERGLGYPTTDESVTPDGAGRYNHFSLGHSIYYTVPTGAHAIKGEIRKRWAALGWERSYLRYPTTDEYVTNGVYRSDFQGGYITYTLARGAVDRPW, encoded by the coding sequence ATGGTTTCGCGAAAGTTTCGAGCGCTCCGCCACCTCCTCGTGGCCGTGGTGCTGACCGGGGCGCTGCTGCCCGTCGTGTCCACGGGGGCGGAAGCGGCCGCCCTGCCGGCGGGGTTCGTGCTGCAGGACACCGACACCGGGCTCGGGCAGTACCAGCTGACCGACTTCACCTCCCTGCCCGACGGGTCGGTCCTTGTCACCGCCAAGGACGGCCGGGTGCGCTGGCTGCCCGTGGCCGGGGCGGGCCGGACCATCGCGACGCTGCCGACCCGGTCCGCCGGCGACCTCGGGCTGGTCGGCGTCGCCGTCGCGCCCGACTACGCGGTGTCGCACGCCATTTACCTGACGCGGTCGGTCAACCAGACCAGCGGTTTCGTCATGCGGCTGGCTCGGTTCACGGTCACCGTCGACGCCGTGGGCGCGCCCACCGGGCTGACCGGCGAGCAGCCGCTGTTCGACATTCCCGGCATCTTCGACGTCCACGGCATCAACGGCGTCATCGCCGCCGCGGACGGCACCCTCTGGCTGTCCATCGGCGACAACGGCGACTTCTCGAAGGTGGACCCGGGGTCACTGCGCGCCCAGGACGTCAACCAGCCCTACGGCAAGATCTTCCACCTGACCGCCGACGGCAAGGGCGTGCCGGGGAACCCCTACTACGACCCGGCCAACCCGGGCTCGACGGCGAGCAAGGTGTTCGCGCGCGGCTTCCGCAACCCGTTCCGCTTCAGCATCGACCCGAACCTCGGCCTCCCGGTCGCCGGTGACGTCGGCTGGAACGTCTGGGAGGAGGTCGACGTCGTCCAGCGCGGCTCGAACCAGGGGTGGCCGTGCTGGGAGGGCAACCACCCGACGCCGGGCTACAGCGGTCTCGCCGAGTGCGCCGGGGTCGCCAACCAGGCACCGATCTTCGAGTACCAGCACGGCAACGGCGCCATGCAGGGCAACAGCGTCACGGGCGGGACCGTCTACAACGGATCCAGCTACCCGGCGGCCTACCGCGGCTCGTACTTCTTCGGCGACTACGTGACGCAGAAGATCTGGACGATGAAGTACGACGACCAGGGCAAGCTGACCCAGGCGCCGCAGAACCCGCCGGTCTTCACCGACATCGGCGGCCCGACGAAGTTCGGGGCCGCGGTCAACGGCGACATCGTCTACGCCGACATCCGGTCCGGGAAGCTGCGCCGGCTGACCTACACGGCGGGCAACACCGCGCCGGTGGCGAACGCGTCCTCCACCACCGATCCGGACACCCGGACGGTCTCCTTCGACGGTTCGGCTTCCGTCGACTACGACAACGACCTGCTGAAGTACGACTGGGACTTCGGCGACGGGACCACCGCCGTCGACGCCGGTCCCCAGGTGTCGCACGCGTATGCGGCGGGCATCGAGGCGTTCACCGCGAAGCTGACCGTCCGCGATCCGCTGGGCGCGTCGGGCTCGACCAGCGTCGCGGTCGCACCCGGCAACCACACCCCGCAGCTCACGGTGACCACGCCCGGCGACGCCGCGACGTTCGCGGTGGGCCAGCAGGTTTCCTTGAGCGCGAACGCGAACGACGCCGAGGACGGTGTCTTGCCGATCACGTGGACCTCCGCGGTGCGGCACTGCCCGAGTGAAGCGACGTGCCACTCGCACCCGGGTGTCGGCGGTACGGGGGAGAGTTTCGCGGCCGCGTTCACCGAGCACCCGGACTCGCGGATGGAGTTCACCGCGACGGTGACCGACAGCGCCGGGGTGACCGCGGCGAAGACCTACGTGGCCCGGCCGCGCGAGCACCGGATCACGTTGCTCAGCACGCAGCCCGCGGCGCTGAGCATCCCGGTCGAGGGCGGCGTCAGCACGGCCGTGGTCGCCGAGGGCGCCACCTTCGACGTCGAGGCGGCACCGCTGGGCATCGACGGCGTGTCGACGTTCACCGGCTGGCAGGGCGGTCCGGCGGGCACGACGTGGATCGTCACCGTCGGCACGACCGACCTGACGCTGACGGCGAACTACGCCACCCCGATCGACCAGCGGTACAACGCCGACTCCGCGCTGCGGACGAAGCTCGGGGCGGCGACGGCGGCCGAGGTCACCGACGGCCCGGTCCACTACCGGACCTTCGCGAACGGGCGGCTGTACTGGAGTGCCGTGGGCGGCACCAGGTTCGTGACCGGCCAGGTGCTGACCAAGTACCTCGCCTTCGGCGGGCACGCCAAGCTCGGCTCGCCGACGACCGACACGGTGTCCACTCCGGATGGTGCCGCGCAGTACAACCACTTCGTCAACAACGGCAACGTCGGCTCGATCTACTACACGGCCGCGACGGGTGCGCACGCGCTCTACGGGGAGATCCGGAAGAAGTGGGCGGCGCTGGACTACGAGCGTGGTCTCGGCTACCCGACGACCGACGAGACCGGTACGCCGGACGGGGCCGGCCGGTACAACCACTTCGTCAAGGGCGGCAACGTCGGCTCGATCTACTACACGAACGCCACCGGCGCGCACGCGATCTTCGGGGAGATCCGGAAGAAGTGGGCCGCCCTCGGCTACGAGCGCGGACTCGGCTACCCGACGACCGACGAGAGCGTGACGCCGGACGGAGCCGGGCGCTACAACCACTTCAGCCTCGGCCATTCGATCTACTACACGGTGCCGACGGGGGCGCACGCGATCAAGGGCGAGATCCGCAAGCGCTGGGCGGCGCTCGGGTGGGAGCGGTCGTACTTGAGGTACCCGACGACGGACGAGTACGTGACGAACGGGGTGTACCGCAGCGACTTCCAGGGCGGCTACATCACGTACACGCTCGCCCGCGGGGCCGTCGACCGCCCCTGGTGA
- a CDS encoding helix-turn-helix transcriptional regulator, with translation MTTTLSTVEARYGPKRCPAVRDDETVRGLARALVRRAAELADPDAARREPLLDVTELGVRCLLVPVVPAAHDLLSPREHEIARMVAQGYTNRAIARVLDISLYTVSAHMRRIFTKLGVGSRAAMVAALSNQDPTGLDTI, from the coding sequence ATGACGACGACTTTGTCGACCGTGGAAGCCAGGTACGGGCCGAAACGGTGCCCGGCGGTGCGCGACGACGAAACCGTCCGGGGCCTGGCGAGAGCGCTGGTCAGGCGGGCGGCCGAGCTGGCGGACCCGGACGCGGCCCGGCGCGAACCACTGCTGGACGTGACGGAGCTGGGCGTCCGCTGCCTGCTCGTCCCGGTCGTCCCGGCGGCGCACGACCTGCTGAGCCCGCGCGAGCACGAGATCGCCCGGATGGTGGCCCAGGGCTACACCAACCGCGCGATCGCCCGGGTGCTCGACATCAGCCTGTACACGGTGTCGGCCCACATGCGGCGCATCTTCACGAAACTCGGCGTGGGATCCCGCGCGGCGATGGTCGCCGCACTCTCGAACCAGGACCCGACCGGACTCGACACGATCTAG
- a CDS encoding SDR family NAD(P)-dependent oxidoreductase, whose product MTTGPLITTPFSASSTADDVLAGVDLTGVRAIVTGASSGLGAETARALAAAGAEVTLAVRNTAAGEVAAAAIVQAGAPHRSRVAPLDLADPASVRRFTGNWEGPLHLLINNAGLVTGGRAHTLEGWELQFATNHLGHFALATGLHTSLARGAERGEARIVSVSSTAHMRAGVDFDDLHFARRDYDPQIAYAQSKTANALFAVEATRRWAGDGVFTNAVNPGGVATGLQRNFTQAQRDSLAAAEAAGIFTYKTVEQGAATTVVAAVAPQFARIGGRYLDDGQEAATVPDDAQLADHPHGVKRWALDPAAAERLWTVSAALTH is encoded by the coding sequence ATGACCACAGGCCCACTCATCACCACTCCCTTCTCCGCCTCCTCGACCGCGGACGACGTGCTGGCCGGCGTCGACCTCACCGGCGTGCGGGCGATCGTGACCGGGGCGTCCTCCGGCCTCGGCGCCGAAACCGCCCGCGCGCTGGCCGCCGCCGGGGCCGAAGTGACCCTCGCGGTCCGGAACACCGCCGCGGGCGAGGTCGCCGCCGCCGCCATCGTGCAAGCAGGCGCGCCGCACCGCTCCCGCGTTGCGCCGCTCGACCTCGCCGACCCGGCGTCCGTCCGGCGGTTCACCGGGAACTGGGAAGGTCCGCTGCACCTGCTGATCAACAACGCCGGCCTCGTCACCGGCGGGCGGGCACACACGCTCGAGGGGTGGGAGCTGCAGTTCGCGACGAACCACCTCGGCCACTTCGCGCTGGCCACCGGGCTGCACACCTCCCTCGCCCGCGGGGCCGAGCGCGGCGAAGCGCGGATCGTCTCGGTCAGCTCCACCGCGCACATGCGCGCCGGCGTGGACTTCGACGATCTGCACTTCGCCCGCCGGGACTACGACCCCCAAATCGCGTACGCGCAATCGAAAACGGCGAACGCGCTGTTCGCGGTCGAGGCGACCCGCCGCTGGGCGGGCGACGGCGTCTTCACCAACGCGGTGAACCCCGGCGGCGTCGCGACCGGCCTGCAGCGCAACTTCACGCAGGCGCAACGGGATTCCCTCGCCGCGGCCGAAGCCGCGGGAATCTTCACCTACAAGACCGTCGAGCAGGGCGCGGCGACGACGGTCGTGGCCGCCGTCGCACCGCAGTTCGCCCGGATCGGCGGCCGGTACCTCGACGACGGGCAGGAGGCCGCCACGGTGCCCGACGACGCCCAGCTCGCCGACCACCCGCACGGGGTGAAGCGGTGGGCGCTCGACCCCGCCGCGGCCGAGCGCCTGTGGACCGTCTCGGCGGCTTTGACGCACTGA